One window of the Trifolium pratense cultivar HEN17-A07 linkage group LG2, ARS_RC_1.1, whole genome shotgun sequence genome contains the following:
- the LOC123907063 gene encoding pentatricopeptide repeat-containing protein At1g62670, mitochondrial-like, with product MSCSMFMRYVPVSLFIPKFSPFQFPNPTFLNSFFYSSSTQFDDIDAISLFNHLLHKNPTPPTIEFGRILGSIVKAKHFHTAISLTQQMEFRNIKPDFVTSNLLINCFCQLGHINFALSVLTRILKRGFNPNAITLNTLIKGLCLKGEIHKALNFHDNVVAQGFQLNQVSYGTLINGLCKVGETSAALQLLRRVDGKLVRPNVVMYNAIIDSMCKDKLVDDAFDLYSEMVAKRIYPDVVTYSTLISGICIVGKLKEAIDLFNKMILENINPNVFTFNILVDAFCKEGIVKEANNVFAMMIRKGVKPNVVTYNSLMDGYCLVKQVNKAKGIFNIMAQSGVTPEVRSYNIMINGFCKVKMVDEALILFKEMRCRNIIPNVIAYNSLIDGLGKSGRISHALKLVDEMHDRGQPPNIVTYNSIFNALCKNHHIEKAIALLTKVKDEGIQPNMNTYTILIHGLCKVGRVDDARNVFEDLSVKGYNLNVYTYTVMIQGFCDKGLFDEALALLSKMKDNSCIPDAATYEIIIRSLFNKGENDKAEKLLREIIAKGLL from the coding sequence ATGTCTTGTTCAATGTTTATGAGGTATGTTCCTGTTTCTCTTTTCATTCCTAAGTTCAGTCCTTTCCAATTTCCAAACCctacttttcttaattcttTTTTCTACTCATCCTCAACTCAATTTGATGATATAGATGCCATTTCTTTGTTCAATCACTTACTCCATAAGAATCCAACCCCACCCACCATTGAATTTGGAAGGATTTTAGGTTCCATTGTCAAGGCTAAGCATTTCCACACTGCTATTTCACTTACTCAACAAATGGAATTTAGGAATATTAAACCTGACTTTGTAACTTCCAACCTCTTGATCAATTGTTTCTGTCAATTGGGTCATATCAATTTTGCTTTATCTGTATTGACCCGGATTCTCAAGAGGGGTTTTAACCCGAATGCCATAACTTTGAATACACTCATCAAGGGTCTTTGCCTCAAAGGTGAGATCCATAAAGCATTGAACTTTCATGACAACGTGGTAGCACAGGGATTTCAGTTGAATCAAGTTAGTTACGGGACCTTAATCAATGGGTTATGTAAAGTAGGAGAAACAAGTGCAGCCTTGCAGTTGTTGAGACGAGTTGATGGGAAACTGGTTCGACCTAATGTGGTAATGTACAATGCAATTATTGACAGTATGTGCAAAGATAAACTTGTTGATGATGCTTTTGATTTATATTCTGAAATGGTCGCTAAGAGAATTTATCCCGATGTTGTCACTTATAGTACTTTAATTAGTGGCATTTGCATTGTCGGTAAATTGAAAGAAGCAATtgatttgtttaataaaatgatattggAAAACATCAACCCTAATGTGTTTACCTTCAATATATTGGTTGATGCATTTTGTAAGGAAGGAATAGTGAAAGAAGCTAATAATGTGTTTGCTATGATGATTAGAAAAGGTGTTAAACCTAATGTTGTTACATATAACTCTTTAATGGATGGATATTGCTTAGTTAAACAAGTGAACAAGGCCAAGGGTATATTCAATATCATGGCCCAAAGTGGAGTGACTCCTGAAGTTCGGAGCTATAATATTATGATTAATGGATTTTGTAAGGTTAAAATGGTGGATGAAGCCTTAATTCTCTTCAAAGAAATGCGTTGTAGAAACATTATTCCTAATGTGATAGCTTACAATTCCCTTATTGATGGTTTGGGCAAATCAGGGAGAATCTCACATGCTTTGAAGCTTGTTGATGAGATGCATGATAGAGGTCAACCACCTAATATAGTTACCTACAATTCTATATTTAATGCTTTATGCAAAAACCATCATATTGAAAAGGCAATTGCATTATTAACAAAAGTTAAGGACGAGGGCATTCAACCAAATATGAACACATATACTATTCTTATTCACGGATTGTGTAAAGTTGGAAGAGTAGACGACGCGAGAAATGTTTTTGAAGATCTTTCAGTCAAAGGCTACAATCTAAATGTTTATACATATACTGTTATGATCCAAGGGTTTTGCGACAAGGGCTTGTTTGATGAAGCGTTGGCCTTGCTATCAAAAATGAAAGACAATAGTTGCATTCCAGACGCTGCAACTTATGAAATAATTATCCGTTCTCTGTTTAATAAAGGTGAAAATGATAAGGCAGAGAAACTTCTACGTGAAATTATCGCAAAAGGTCTATTGTAA